One part of the Caproiciproducens sp. CPB-2 genome encodes these proteins:
- the hemW gene encoding radical SAM family heme chaperone HemW, producing MNNEKPFGLYLHVPFCDGKCPYCDFYSLPADGEKMDRYTRRVLSALGSYAGRYGRRADTLYFGGGTPNLLGAERLSAILARARECFGLDGAEITVEVNPAEDLRGFLREIRAAGANRLSVGLQSANGDELSLLGRRHTAAQAKKTVAYAQDAGFDNLSLDLMLAVQKQTRESLLRSIDFCADAGIQHLSAYLLKIEPDTVYGKKKETLCVPDDDEAGDLYLFAYEELEKRGFHQYEISNFAKPGFESRHNLKYWRCEEYLGIGPAAHSFMEGKRFCYPRSLSAFLNGGEPVPDGDGGGFEEYAMLALRLTEGLTDEGCRARFGTGLPARMLKAAKLYEKGGLTVCKDGGFRFTPRGFLVSNLLTAEILYSG from the coding sequence ATGAATAACGAAAAGCCTTTCGGCCTTTATCTCCATGTGCCGTTCTGCGACGGCAAATGCCCGTACTGCGACTTTTATTCCCTGCCAGCCGACGGGGAGAAAATGGACCGGTACACCCGGCGGGTGCTCTCGGCGCTCGGGTCGTACGCGGGGCGGTACGGGCGGAGGGCCGACACGCTGTACTTCGGCGGCGGCACCCCGAACCTGCTCGGCGCGGAGCGGCTGTCCGCGATCCTTGCGCGCGCAAGGGAATGCTTTGGGCTGGACGGCGCGGAAATTACCGTGGAGGTCAATCCCGCGGAGGATCTGCGCGGCTTTTTGCGGGAAATCCGCGCGGCGGGGGCAAACCGCCTGTCGGTCGGCCTGCAGTCCGCAAACGGGGACGAGCTTTCGCTTCTGGGCCGGCGGCACACCGCCGCACAGGCGAAAAAAACGGTCGCTTACGCACAGGACGCGGGTTTTGACAATCTCTCCCTCGACCTGATGCTTGCCGTCCAGAAGCAAACGAGGGAAAGCCTTCTGCGCTCGATTGATTTCTGCGCGGACGCGGGGATTCAACATCTTTCCGCCTATCTGTTGAAAATCGAGCCGGATACGGTTTACGGAAAAAAGAAGGAAACGCTGTGCGTTCCGGACGACGACGAGGCGGGCGACCTCTATCTGTTCGCCTACGAGGAGCTGGAAAAGCGCGGGTTTCACCAGTACGAAATCTCCAATTTCGCGAAACCGGGCTTTGAGAGCCGCCACAACCTGAAATACTGGCGCTGTGAGGAATATCTGGGGATCGGACCGGCGGCGCATTCGTTCATGGAGGGGAAACGGTTCTGTTATCCGAGAAGCCTTTCGGCGTTTCTGAACGGCGGAGAGCCCGTGCCGGACGGGGACGGCGGCGGGTTTGAGGAATACGCCATGCTCGCCCTGCGCCTGACGGAAGGGTTGACGGACGAAGGCTGCCGCGCGCGGTTCGGCACGGGGCTTCCCGCGCGGATGCTGAAAGCGGCGAAGCTTTATGAAAAGGGCGGGCTGACCGTCTGCAAAGACGGCGGGTTCCGCTTTACGCCGCGGGGATTTCTGGTTTCCAACCTGCTGACGGCGGAAATTTTGTACAGCGGGTGA
- the lepA gene encoding translation elongation factor 4, whose amino-acid sequence MSIPRERIRNFSIIAHIDHGKSTLADRILEQTKSVALRDMENQLLDNMDLERERGITIKAHAVTLVYSAQDGQDYVFNLIDTPGHVDFNYEVSRSLAACEGAVLVVDASQGIEAQTLANTYLAVDAGLEIVPVINKIDLPSAQPEKVRAEIEDVIGIPADEAPCISAKLGTNIDQVMEQIVKHVPSPQGDENAPLKALIFDSYYDAYKGVIIHVRLKDGQVRPGDTIRLMATGAEFTVVECGYGRATCLEPSAGLSAGEVGYIAASIKAVKDARVGDTVTLADNPAKTPLPGYRSVQPMVFCGIYPADGARYPDLRDALDKLQLNDAALSFEPETSVALGFGFRCGFLGLLHMEIIQERLEREYNLDIITTAPSVVYRITKTNGEVIHIDNPTNYPDPSLISQAEEPITNAHIYTPSEYVGNIMELCQDRRGVFKDMKYIDTDRVDIHYELPLNEIIYDFFDALKSRTRGYASFDYELSGYKKSSLVKLDIMLNGDVVDALSFIIHADKAYPRARKMAEKLSEKIPRQLFEVPIQACVGGRIIARETVKAMRKDVLAKCYGGDITRKKKLLEKQKEGKKRMRQLGTVEVPQEAFMSVLKLDE is encoded by the coding sequence TTGTCGATACCACGCGAGAGAATACGGAATTTCAGCATTATCGCGCACATTGACCACGGGAAAAGCACGCTGGCCGACCGCATTTTGGAGCAGACGAAATCCGTCGCGCTGCGCGATATGGAAAATCAGCTGCTGGACAACATGGATCTGGAGCGCGAACGGGGCATCACCATCAAGGCGCACGCCGTTACGCTCGTTTACAGCGCGCAGGACGGGCAGGACTATGTTTTCAATCTGATCGATACCCCGGGCCATGTGGACTTTAACTACGAGGTTTCGCGTTCGCTCGCCGCCTGTGAAGGTGCGGTGCTGGTGGTGGACGCTTCCCAGGGGATCGAGGCGCAGACGCTGGCGAACACCTATCTGGCGGTGGACGCCGGGCTGGAAATCGTTCCGGTCATCAATAAGATCGACCTGCCCAGCGCGCAGCCGGAAAAGGTGCGCGCGGAAATCGAGGACGTCATCGGGATTCCCGCGGACGAGGCGCCGTGCATCTCGGCAAAGCTGGGAACGAACATCGACCAGGTGATGGAGCAGATCGTCAAACACGTTCCGTCCCCGCAGGGCGACGAAAACGCGCCGCTCAAGGCGCTGATTTTTGATTCCTACTACGACGCGTACAAGGGCGTGATCATCCATGTGCGGCTGAAGGACGGGCAGGTGCGTCCGGGCGACACCATCCGGCTGATGGCGACGGGCGCGGAGTTCACCGTGGTGGAGTGCGGCTACGGCCGCGCGACCTGCCTGGAGCCGAGCGCGGGGCTCAGCGCCGGGGAGGTCGGCTATATCGCCGCTTCCATCAAGGCGGTGAAGGACGCCCGCGTGGGCGACACCGTTACGCTGGCGGACAACCCCGCCAAAACGCCGCTGCCGGGTTACCGCTCGGTGCAGCCGATGGTTTTCTGCGGGATTTACCCCGCGGACGGCGCGCGCTATCCCGACCTGCGCGACGCGCTGGACAAGCTGCAGCTGAACGACGCGGCGCTGTCGTTTGAGCCGGAAACGTCCGTCGCGCTCGGCTTCGGCTTCCGCTGCGGCTTTTTGGGCCTTCTGCATATGGAGATCATTCAGGAACGGCTGGAACGCGAATACAATCTCGACATTATTACCACCGCCCCCAGCGTGGTTTACCGGATCACGAAAACCAACGGGGAAGTGATCCATATCGACAACCCGACCAATTACCCCGACCCGTCGCTGATTTCGCAGGCGGAGGAGCCGATCACCAACGCCCACATCTATACGCCGAGCGAATATGTCGGTAATATTATGGAGCTTTGCCAGGACAGGCGCGGCGTCTTCAAGGATATGAAATACATCGACACCGACCGTGTGGACATCCATTACGAGCTGCCGCTGAACGAGATCATCTACGACTTTTTCGACGCGCTGAAATCCCGTACCCGCGGCTACGCCTCGTTTGACTATGAGCTGAGCGGATACAAAAAGAGCAGCCTCGTCAAGCTGGACATCATGCTCAACGGCGACGTGGTGGACGCGCTTTCCTTTATTATCCACGCCGACAAGGCGTATCCGCGCGCGCGCAAGATGGCGGAGAAGCTGTCGGAGAAAATCCCGCGCCAGCTTTTTGAGGTGCCGATCCAGGCCTGCGTAGGCGGCAGGATCATCGCGCGCGAAACGGTCAAGGCCATGCGCAAGGATGTTCTGGCCAAGTGCTACGGCGGAGATATCACGCGCAAAAAGAAGCTGCTGGAAAAACAGAAGGAAGGCAAGAAGCGCATGCGCCAGCTCGGCACGGTGGAGGTGCCGCAGGAGGCGTTTATGAGTGTGCTGAAGCTGGATGAATAA
- the spoIIP gene encoding stage II sporulation protein P translates to MKNWMQKGMGICSVALVFAAVACVLGRLPVLQAKDAAFAAAGFIMPAGAAEAMKEDYLEEDEEDNEHGSSEAPVSSGVSSAPASSQSSSGTGASSQATSGTASSASSPPVTLPKGVKEMSISNSGSQYNNIWVKNTNKNHTVDIASELQKQPAVKIVKNSTPQVLIYHTHTTEAFLGDTRSQDKAKSVVAVGDQIAAQLKAAGINVVHDTTLHDYPSYNGSYDRSKVTMQNNLKKYPGIQVTLDIHRDAMGTSDGTRIKPTATVNGRKAAQVMIISGCDDDDTLGFPNWEYNFRLAVRLQKSLADLYPGLARPLNFCARKYNENLTKGSLLIEFGTEVNTLDEAVYSGELFGKALVNVLNGLT, encoded by the coding sequence ATGAAAAACTGGATGCAAAAGGGAATGGGAATCTGCTCGGTTGCATTGGTGTTTGCGGCGGTCGCGTGCGTTCTGGGGCGTTTGCCCGTGCTGCAGGCAAAGGACGCGGCGTTCGCCGCGGCGGGCTTTATCATGCCCGCGGGTGCCGCCGAGGCAATGAAAGAGGATTATCTGGAAGAGGATGAAGAGGATAATGAGCACGGGAGCAGCGAGGCGCCGGTTTCTTCGGGCGTAAGCTCCGCCCCGGCTTCGTCACAAAGCAGCTCCGGTACGGGTGCAAGCTCACAGGCCACCTCGGGCACAGCGTCAAGCGCGTCGTCGCCGCCCGTTACGCTGCCGAAGGGCGTGAAGGAAATGAGCATTTCCAATTCCGGTTCCCAATACAATAATATATGGGTAAAAAATACGAATAAAAACCATACGGTCGACATCGCTTCGGAGCTTCAGAAACAGCCGGCGGTAAAAATCGTCAAAAATTCGACGCCGCAGGTTCTGATCTACCACACCCACACGACGGAGGCGTTCCTGGGCGATACGCGCAGCCAGGACAAAGCGAAAAGCGTGGTCGCCGTGGGCGACCAGATCGCCGCGCAGCTGAAGGCCGCCGGAATCAACGTGGTGCACGATACCACCCTGCACGACTACCCGAGCTACAACGGCTCGTATGACCGCTCCAAGGTGACGATGCAGAACAACCTGAAGAAATATCCGGGCATCCAGGTGACGCTCGACATCCACCGCGACGCGATGGGCACCTCCGACGGAACAAGGATCAAGCCGACCGCGACGGTCAATGGCAGGAAGGCCGCGCAGGTGATGATCATCTCCGGCTGCGACGACGACGACACGCTCGGGTTCCCCAACTGGGAATACAATTTCAGGCTGGCCGTGCGGCTGCAGAAGTCGCTGGCGGATCTATACCCCGGTCTGGCGCGGCCCCTGAATTTCTGCGCGAGGAAGTACAATGAAAATCTGACGAAAGGCTCCCTGCTGATCGAGTTCGGCACCGAGGTCAACACCCTTGACGAGGCGGTGTACTCCGGGGAGCTGTTTGGAAAAGCGCTGGTCAACGTTCTGAACGGCCTGACATAA
- the gpr gene encoding GPR endopeptidase: MVFRTDLALENTEPSRHVTRKEKDCTVTRIDEEGNTYVTLEVQAISDHIDSDNSLLTLTAQELSALLPEKGSVLVAGLGNRAITPDALGPLVAEKILATRHIKGELAKVTGLDRLRPVSVVSPGVLGCTGIEAVELLQALVKELNPDAVVAVDALAARSPARLGCTVQLCSAGISPGAGVGNARPRIDESTLGVPVVSMGIPTVVDAATLAADLLDGETDGSEEKIAPRGAQMMVTPREIDLIISRGARLLSMGINVALNPSLSVEDFEELT; the protein is encoded by the coding sequence ATGGTATTCCGTACCGATCTTGCGCTGGAAAATACGGAACCCAGCAGGCACGTTACACGGAAAGAAAAGGACTGCACGGTCACACGGATAGACGAGGAGGGCAACACGTATGTTACGCTGGAGGTCCAGGCGATTTCCGACCATATCGACAGCGACAACAGCCTGCTGACCCTGACCGCGCAGGAGCTGTCCGCTCTGTTGCCGGAGAAGGGAAGCGTCCTGGTGGCGGGGCTTGGGAACCGCGCCATTACGCCGGACGCGCTGGGGCCGCTCGTCGCCGAAAAAATTCTGGCGACAAGGCATATCAAGGGCGAGCTGGCAAAGGTGACGGGCCTGGACAGGCTGCGTCCCGTTTCCGTGGTGAGCCCCGGGGTGCTGGGCTGCACGGGGATTGAGGCCGTGGAGCTTCTGCAGGCGCTGGTCAAGGAGCTGAACCCGGACGCCGTGGTTGCGGTCGACGCGCTTGCGGCGCGCAGCCCCGCCCGGCTGGGCTGTACGGTGCAGCTTTGTTCCGCGGGGATTTCCCCCGGGGCCGGGGTGGGAAACGCAAGGCCGCGCATCGACGAAAGCACGCTCGGCGTTCCGGTGGTCAGCATGGGGATTCCGACCGTGGTGGACGCGGCCACTCTGGCGGCGGACCTGCTGGACGGCGAAACGGACGGTTCTGAGGAGAAAATCGCGCCGCGCGGCGCCCAGATGATGGTGACCCCGCGCGAAATCGACCTGATTATTTCCAGAGGCGCGAGACTGCTGAGCATGGGGATCAACGTGGCGCTGAACCCCTCTCTCAGTGTTGAGGATTTTGAAGAATTGACCTGA
- the rpsT gene encoding 30S ribosomal protein S20, with product MPNIKSAKKRVKVIATKTLINKSFHSGLKTDIKKANLAVESNDANKADAVKVAIKKIDQAAAKGILHKNTAARKKSALARKLNAANA from the coding sequence ATGCCTAACATTAAATCAGCCAAAAAACGCGTAAAGGTTATTGCTACAAAAACACTCATCAACAAGTCCTTTCATTCCGGACTGAAAACTGATATAAAGAAAGCAAACCTTGCCGTAGAATCCAATGATGCCAACAAAGCGGATGCCGTTAAGGTTGCGATTAAGAAGATTGACCAGGCTGCGGCAAAGGGAATCCTGCACAAGAACACAGCCGCAAGAAAGAAATCAGCTCTTGCACGCAAGCTGAACGCAGCAAATGCATAA
- the spoVAE gene encoding stage V sporulation protein AE, which translates to MDYLWAFLIGGAICAIGQVLIDFTKLTPARILVLFVTLGVALTGLGLYGPLVDFAGAGATVPLTGFGYLMAKGTLEAVREQGLLGAFTGGVAASAAGIAAAVFFGYVAALFSKSGDKS; encoded by the coding sequence ATGGATTATTTATGGGCTTTTTTGATCGGCGGAGCCATTTGCGCGATCGGCCAGGTGCTGATTGATTTTACGAAGCTGACGCCGGCCAGAATCCTTGTTTTGTTTGTCACACTGGGTGTGGCGCTGACGGGGCTGGGGCTGTACGGGCCGCTTGTGGACTTTGCGGGGGCCGGCGCTACGGTGCCGCTGACCGGTTTTGGGTATCTGATGGCGAAAGGGACGCTTGAAGCGGTCAGGGAACAGGGTTTGCTGGGCGCGTTTACCGGCGGCGTCGCGGCGAGTGCCGCGGGTATTGCGGCGGCCGTGTTCTTCGGATACGTTGCCGCCCTGTTTTCAAAGTCGGGAGATAAGAGCTAG
- the asnB gene encoding asparagine synthase (glutamine-hydrolyzing) produces MCGLCGFTGEVIDRDAVIKSMTDKITHRGPDSNGFFTDSDISMGFRRLSIIDVASSGDQPIYNENKTLVLTFNGEIYNYRELRNILLEKGHRFYTQTDSEVLIHGFEEWHEDLLTKLRGMFAFAIYDTVEKSVFIARDYFGIKPMHYTQVGGHFVYGSEIKSILEFPGFEKKFNKNALNNYISFEYAVPPETFFENVYCLMPAHYLWYKDGKVETHRYWEPEFSEDPGMTREQAVEEIEKVFEDSVSAHKISDVEVGCFLSSGVDSSYVSTYFAGQKTFTVGFDYGEKYNEIDWAKNLSEKIGVEHHYKVISADEYWGNIRKVQYHMDQPLADASCIALYFVSKMASEYVKVVLSGEGADELFGGYNIYHEPDDFAGYKKLPLGLRRALAAVAKALPFSFRGKSFLMRGALPIEENFIGNCSMFTMDEKRRLLKSDIPVTRPQELTKPYYDRVKDKDDVTKMQYLDINVWLVGDILLKADRMSMANSLELRVPFLDKEVFGVASRIPRKLRVNKENTKYAMRLAAMKHLPDATAQKKKLGFPVPTRVWLRDEKYYNLVKDAFTGKTAKQFFNTDELMKFLDDHYSGKRDNNRKIWTIFVFLVWYDIYFNGGSHEPGDMPAVR; encoded by the coding sequence ATGTGCGGATTGTGCGGATTTACCGGTGAAGTAATCGACCGCGACGCAGTGATTAAAAGCATGACGGATAAAATCACCCACAGGGGGCCGGACTCCAACGGGTTTTTTACCGATTCCGATATCTCCATGGGCTTCCGGCGCCTGAGCATCATCGACGTTGCTTCCTCGGGCGACCAGCCGATCTACAACGAGAACAAAACCCTGGTGCTTACGTTTAACGGGGAAATCTATAACTACCGGGAGCTCAGAAACATCCTGCTGGAAAAGGGGCACCGTTTTTATACCCAGACCGATTCCGAGGTGCTGATCCACGGCTTTGAGGAATGGCACGAAGACCTTCTGACCAAGCTGCGCGGGATGTTCGCGTTTGCCATCTATGACACCGTCGAAAAGAGCGTGTTTATTGCCCGCGACTATTTCGGGATCAAGCCGATGCATTACACGCAGGTCGGCGGCCATTTTGTTTACGGCTCCGAAATCAAGAGCATTCTGGAATTTCCCGGCTTTGAAAAGAAATTCAATAAGAACGCGCTGAACAATTATATCTCGTTTGAATACGCCGTTCCGCCGGAAACCTTCTTCGAGAATGTCTACTGCCTGATGCCGGCGCACTACCTCTGGTACAAGGACGGCAAGGTCGAAACCCACCGCTACTGGGAGCCGGAATTCAGCGAGGACCCCGGCATGACCCGGGAACAGGCCGTCGAGGAAATCGAAAAGGTTTTTGAGGACTCGGTCAGCGCGCACAAAATCAGCGACGTGGAAGTCGGGTGCTTCCTGTCCAGCGGCGTGGATTCCAGCTATGTTTCCACCTACTTCGCCGGGCAGAAGACCTTTACGGTCGGGTTCGACTACGGGGAAAAATACAACGAAATCGACTGGGCGAAGAACTTATCCGAAAAAATCGGCGTGGAACACCACTATAAGGTCATTTCCGCCGACGAATACTGGGGAAATATCCGCAAGGTGCAGTACCATATGGACCAGCCTCTGGCCGACGCGTCCTGCATCGCCCTCTATTTTGTTTCCAAAATGGCGAGCGAGTACGTGAAGGTGGTGCTTTCCGGCGAGGGCGCGGACGAGCTGTTCGGCGGATACAATATTTATCACGAGCCGGATGATTTTGCAGGCTACAAAAAGCTGCCGCTCGGCCTGCGCAGGGCGCTGGCGGCGGTTGCGAAGGCGCTGCCGTTTTCCTTCCGGGGGAAAAGCTTCCTGATGCGCGGCGCGCTGCCGATCGAGGAAAACTTCATCGGCAACTGCAGCATGTTTACCATGGACGAAAAACGCCGTCTGCTGAAAAGTGATATTCCGGTCACCCGTCCGCAGGAGCTGACAAAGCCGTATTACGACCGCGTAAAGGACAAGGACGACGTGACCAAGATGCAGTATCTGGACATCAACGTCTGGCTGGTCGGCGACATCCTTCTGAAAGCGGACCGCATGAGCATGGCGAATTCGCTGGAGCTGCGCGTGCCGTTCCTCGACAAAGAGGTGTTCGGGGTCGCTTCCCGCATTCCGAGAAAGCTGCGGGTGAATAAGGAAAACACCAAGTACGCGATGCGCCTTGCCGCGATGAAGCATCTGCCGGACGCGACCGCGCAGAAGAAAAAGCTGGGGTTCCCGGTGCCGACGCGCGTATGGCTCAGGGATGAAAAATATTATAACCTTGTAAAGGATGCCTTTACGGGCAAAACCGCAAAGCAGTTCTTCAATACCGACGAGCTGATGAAATTCCTTGACGACCACTACAGCGGGAAGCGGGACAACAACCGCAAGATCTGGACGATTTTCGTTTTCCTCGTCTGGTACGATATTTATTTTAACGGCGGTTCCCACGAGCCGGGCGATATGCCCGCGGTCCGTTAG
- a CDS encoding CpXC domain-containing protein — protein sequence MPSVGNRDVSCPHCGAVVKTAMSPEINAGENPDLRQRILDETLFDWKCPECGYEAQLVYPCLYHDKENQFMVYVVPNSGCCQLEPVSVGEAFPQFNGMAKRAVTSLAGLKEKVLIFEAGLNDFAVELVKLALTDVAGKKHDRKTSAGYFCYADEKENRVVFSFFLQGEDEPVQQGTRMDVYRKSLEIVESVGAVSRDDDFVAVDSAAAENILRVYRGGED from the coding sequence ATGCCATCGGTTGGAAACAGGGACGTAAGCTGCCCTCACTGCGGCGCCGTGGTAAAAACAGCGATGAGCCCCGAAATCAACGCCGGGGAAAACCCGGATCTGCGGCAGCGCATCCTGGATGAAACGCTGTTTGACTGGAAATGTCCGGAATGCGGCTATGAAGCGCAGCTTGTTTATCCTTGCCTTTATCACGACAAAGAAAATCAGTTTATGGTATATGTTGTGCCGAACAGCGGCTGCTGCCAGCTGGAACCGGTCAGTGTGGGCGAAGCTTTTCCGCAGTTTAACGGGATGGCCAAGCGGGCGGTGACCTCGCTGGCGGGACTGAAGGAAAAAGTGCTTATTTTTGAGGCCGGGCTGAACGATTTTGCGGTGGAGCTGGTCAAGCTGGCGCTCACCGACGTGGCTGGCAAAAAACACGACAGAAAGACTTCCGCCGGATACTTTTGCTACGCGGATGAAAAAGAGAACCGGGTTGTGTTTTCCTTTTTCCTGCAGGGGGAGGACGAGCCGGTTCAGCAGGGAACGCGTATGGACGTTTACCGCAAATCGCTGGAGATTGTGGAAAGCGTGGGCGCGGTTTCACGGGACGACGATTTTGTGGCGGTGGATTCCGCCGCCGCTGAAAATATTTTGCGGGTGTACCGCGGCGGGGAGGACTAA